In the genome of Mycobacterium kansasii ATCC 12478, one region contains:
- a CDS encoding DUF6653 family protein, giving the protein MRPVARVRRAVFARHCNPWSAWTRWASTPLALVPIWTRHRIHAAVIALWLAVNPFVFGKPKHHRAWATRAMVGEELWIAERPADAAMLVSALTSAVSLSAVIAARRRRLKPAVVATALQMALTMVYWAQMVRYLDHRRRGDGPVT; this is encoded by the coding sequence GTGCGGCCTGTCGCGCGGGTTCGCCGGGCGGTATTCGCCCGGCACTGCAATCCCTGGAGCGCCTGGACGCGCTGGGCAAGCACACCGCTGGCGCTGGTGCCGATATGGACCCGGCACCGGATCCACGCCGCGGTGATCGCATTGTGGCTGGCGGTCAATCCGTTTGTCTTCGGCAAGCCGAAACACCATCGAGCATGGGCGACGCGGGCGATGGTGGGCGAGGAATTGTGGATCGCCGAGCGTCCGGCCGACGCGGCGATGCTGGTCAGCGCGCTGACATCGGCCGTTTCGCTGAGCGCGGTGATCGCGGCCCGCCGCCGCCGACTCAAGCCGGCGGTTGTCGCGACCGCGCTGCAAATGGCGCTGACCATGGTGTACTGGGCACAGATGGTCCGCTACCTCGATCATCGGCGCCGCGGTGACGGGCCGGTGACGTAG
- a CDS encoding alpha/beta hydrolase, whose translation MVLVTASTVYLAQPLASAHTSLMYGWLPITVQLATATVLVLAIGSRFRRWRRLPAAVAVGGATACGTGWYLGGLANDPAPAALWIWAGLTGVAATVLVLDWRSARWWGRGASLMAVPLCVLSAALALNLWVGYFPTVQAAWNQLTSGPLPDQADPASVAAMAGKGTRPPRGSVVPVSIPSTASHFKHRGELVYLPPAWFASDPPPRLPVVMMIGGQFNTPADWARAGNAIQTVDEFATAHDGNAPVLVFVDSGGAFNNDTECVNGRRGNAADHLTKDVVPYMVSKFGVSSQQRNWGIVGWSMGGTCAVDLTVMHPDLFSAFVDVAGDFYPNAGNKAETIARLFGGNADAWAAFDPTTVITRHGPYTGVSGWFAISVPGQPAGRRDTPIVDTAAMRVAGRDAAANPGNQTAAANALCALGRTNGIDCAVVPQPGKHDWPFADQAFVRALPWLAGQLDTPQAPRISLPGAGGAAAQVVTAGR comes from the coding sequence ATGGTTCTTGTGACAGCGTCGACGGTGTATCTTGCGCAGCCGCTGGCCAGCGCCCATACCTCGCTGATGTACGGCTGGCTGCCGATCACGGTCCAGCTGGCGACCGCGACGGTACTGGTGCTGGCGATCGGGTCGCGCTTTCGCCGCTGGCGCCGGTTACCGGCCGCGGTGGCCGTCGGAGGTGCCACGGCCTGCGGGACCGGGTGGTATCTCGGCGGACTCGCCAATGATCCCGCCCCGGCCGCGCTCTGGATCTGGGCCGGTTTGACGGGCGTGGCCGCGACGGTACTGGTCCTGGACTGGCGCAGCGCGCGCTGGTGGGGTCGCGGCGCATCGCTGATGGCGGTGCCGCTATGTGTGCTCAGCGCGGCGTTGGCGCTCAACCTGTGGGTCGGCTATTTTCCGACCGTTCAGGCCGCTTGGAACCAGCTCACCTCCGGTCCGCTGCCCGATCAGGCGGATCCGGCCAGCGTTGCCGCGATGGCCGGCAAGGGAACACGGCCGCCGCGCGGCAGCGTGGTGCCGGTCTCCATCCCGTCCACGGCATCGCATTTCAAACATCGCGGGGAACTGGTGTACCTGCCGCCCGCCTGGTTCGCGAGTGATCCGCCCCCGCGATTGCCTGTCGTGATGATGATCGGCGGGCAGTTCAACACCCCGGCCGACTGGGCGCGAGCCGGCAACGCCATACAGACGGTCGACGAATTTGCCACCGCCCACGATGGCAATGCGCCGGTGCTGGTCTTCGTCGACTCCGGCGGAGCCTTCAACAACGACACCGAATGCGTCAATGGACGACGCGGCAACGCGGCCGATCATCTGACCAAAGACGTTGTGCCATATATGGTCTCGAAATTCGGCGTCAGCTCGCAGCAGCGCAACTGGGGCATTGTCGGCTGGTCGATGGGCGGGACTTGCGCCGTGGATTTGACGGTCATGCACCCCGACCTGTTCAGCGCATTCGTCGATGTCGCCGGAGATTTCTACCCGAACGCGGGAAACAAGGCGGAAACCATCGCCAGGCTGTTCGGCGGCAACGCCGACGCCTGGGCCGCATTCGATCCGACGACGGTGATCACCCGGCACGGGCCGTATACCGGGGTTTCGGGTTGGTTCGCCATCTCTGTCCCTGGTCAACCGGCGGGGCGTCGGGATACCCCGATCGTCGACACCGCCGCCATGCGGGTGGCCGGGCGCGATGCCGCCGCAAATCCGGGCAACCAGACGGCGGCCGCCAATGCGCTGTGCGCGCTGGGCCGGACCAACGGCATCGACTGCGCGGTGGTCCCCCAACCGGGCAAGCACGATTGGCCCTTTGCCGACCAGGCGTTCGTGCGGGCCCTGCCCTGGCTGGCCGGGCAACTGGACACTCCGCAGGCACCCCGGATTTCGTTACCGGGTGCCGGCGGTGCGGCGGCGCAGGTCGTCACCGCCGGACGGTAG
- the lysX gene encoding bifunctional lysylphosphatidylglycerol synthetase/lysine--tRNA ligase LysX — protein sequence MTIAKPRSTESRPVSRYHWVPAAAGWTVGVIATLSLLASMSPLIRWIIKVPREFINSYLFNFPDTSFAWSFVLALLAAALTARKRIAWLLLLGNMVLAAFLNAADIAAGGNTAAENFGENLGFAVHVVAIVVLVLGYREFWAKVRRAALFKAAAVLLAGGAIGILISWGLVELFPGSLAAPDRLPYVANRVVGFALADPDLFTGRPHVFLNAIFGLFGAFALIAATIVLFQSQRADNALTGEDESAIRGLLELYGNSDSLGYFATRRDKSVVFAPSGRAAVTYRVEIGVCLASGDPVGDPRAWPQAVDAWLRLCQTYGWSPGVMGASSQGAQTYREAGLNALELGDEAILRPTDFKLSGPEMRGVRQAVTRARRAGLTVRIRRHRDISAAEMEQTIARADAWRDTETERGFSMALGRLGDPADSDCLLVEALDPDNRVVAMLSLVPWGTTGVSLDLMRRSPESPNGTIELMVSELALHAESLGLSRISLNFAMFRSAFEQGAQLGAGPVARLWRWLLIFFSRWWQIETLYRSNQKYQPEWVPRYACYEDARLIPKVGVASVIAEGFLVLPFSRRNKAHTGHHPAVPEPLAATGLLHHDGSAPDITELQQVDLADDEVGRRLPEQVRVRLNKLKTLRRNGIDAYPVGRSPSHTVAQAMGADDKATLSVSGRILRVRHYGGVLFAHLRDWTGEMQLLLDNSCLQQGRAADFNATIDLGDLVEMTGHMGSSKRGTRSLIVSSWRLIGKCLRPLPNKWKGLTDPEARVRTRYVDLAVNAESRDLLTARSTVLRSVRETLFAKGFIEVETPILQQVHGGAAARPFVTHINSYSMDLFLRIAPELYLKRLCVGGVERVFELGRAFRNEGVDFSHNPEFTLLEAYQAHADYLVWLDSCRELIQNAAQAANGAPIAMRPTSDGLQPVDISGVWPVKTVYDAVSEALGEHIHVDTNLATLRRLSDAAHIPYRAQWDAGAVVLELYEHLVESRTERPTFYIDFPTSVSPLTRPHRSKLGVAERWDLVAWGIELGTAYSELTDPVEQRRRLHEQSLLAAGGDPEAMQLDEDFLQALEYAMPPTGGLGMGVDRVVMLITGRSIRETLPFPLAKPH from the coding sequence GTGACCATCGCAAAGCCTCGCTCGACGGAGAGCAGGCCCGTCTCCCGGTATCACTGGGTTCCCGCGGCAGCAGGCTGGACCGTCGGAGTCATCGCGACGCTGTCGCTGCTGGCGAGCATGTCGCCGCTGATTCGCTGGATCATCAAGGTTCCTCGGGAGTTCATCAACAGCTATCTGTTCAACTTCCCCGACACCAGCTTCGCGTGGTCGTTCGTGCTGGCGTTGCTGGCCGCGGCGCTGACCGCACGCAAGCGAATTGCCTGGTTGCTGTTGCTGGGAAACATGGTGCTGGCCGCCTTCTTGAACGCCGCCGATATCGCCGCCGGTGGCAACACCGCAGCCGAAAACTTCGGTGAGAACCTCGGTTTCGCGGTGCACGTGGTCGCGATTGTCGTGCTGGTGCTGGGTTATCGCGAGTTCTGGGCCAAGGTCCGCAGGGCCGCATTGTTCAAAGCGGCCGCCGTGCTGTTAGCCGGTGGAGCTATCGGAATCCTGATTTCCTGGGGCTTGGTGGAACTGTTCCCCGGATCGCTTGCGGCGCCCGACCGGCTACCCTATGTGGCCAACCGGGTGGTCGGATTCGCGCTCGCCGATCCCGACCTGTTCACCGGTCGGCCGCACGTCTTCCTCAACGCCATCTTCGGCCTGTTCGGCGCCTTCGCCTTGATCGCGGCCACCATCGTGCTGTTCCAGTCGCAACGCGCCGACAACGCCCTGACCGGCGAAGACGAGTCGGCCATCCGCGGACTGCTGGAGTTGTACGGCAACAGCGACTCACTGGGCTACTTCGCCACTCGTCGCGACAAGTCGGTGGTATTCGCACCCAGTGGCCGCGCCGCCGTCACGTACCGCGTCGAGATCGGAGTCTGTCTGGCCAGCGGTGACCCGGTGGGCGACCCCCGGGCTTGGCCGCAAGCCGTCGACGCATGGTTACGGCTGTGCCAGACCTACGGCTGGTCCCCCGGTGTGATGGGTGCCAGCTCCCAAGGCGCTCAGACCTATCGCGAAGCGGGCCTGAACGCGCTGGAGCTGGGTGACGAGGCGATTCTGCGGCCAACGGATTTCAAGTTGTCCGGCCCGGAGATGCGCGGCGTACGCCAAGCCGTGACCCGGGCGCGCAGGGCCGGGTTGACGGTGCGTATCCGTCGACATCGCGACATTTCCGCGGCGGAAATGGAACAAACCATCGCGCGCGCCGATGCCTGGCGCGACACCGAAACCGAACGTGGCTTCTCGATGGCGCTGGGCCGGCTCGGCGACCCGGCGGACTCCGACTGCCTGCTGGTCGAGGCGCTAGACCCGGACAACCGGGTGGTGGCGATGCTGTCGCTGGTGCCGTGGGGCACCACCGGCGTCTCCCTGGACTTGATGCGCCGCTCTCCGGAATCGCCTAACGGCACCATCGAACTCATGGTCAGCGAGCTTGCGCTGCACGCCGAAAGTCTTGGCCTCAGCCGTATCTCGCTGAACTTTGCGATGTTTCGGTCCGCCTTCGAGCAGGGCGCGCAGCTCGGCGCCGGCCCGGTTGCCCGGCTGTGGCGATGGCTGCTGATTTTCTTTTCCCGCTGGTGGCAGATCGAAACGCTCTACCGGTCCAACCAGAAGTACCAACCCGAATGGGTGCCCCGCTACGCCTGTTACGAGGACGCACGACTGATACCCAAGGTGGGCGTCGCCTCGGTGATCGCCGAGGGCTTCCTGGTCTTGCCGTTCAGTAGGCGCAACAAAGCGCACACCGGGCACCACCCTGCGGTGCCCGAACCGCTGGCAGCCACCGGGCTGTTGCATCACGACGGCTCGGCACCGGACATCACCGAGCTGCAGCAGGTGGACCTCGCCGACGACGAAGTTGGGCGTCGCCTGCCCGAGCAGGTGCGTGTTCGACTGAACAAGTTGAAAACCTTGCGGCGCAACGGTATCGACGCCTATCCGGTAGGCCGTTCGCCCAGTCACACAGTCGCACAGGCGATGGGCGCGGACGACAAGGCCACGCTTTCGGTGTCCGGACGCATATTGCGGGTACGCCATTACGGCGGCGTGTTGTTCGCGCACCTGCGCGACTGGACCGGTGAAATGCAACTGCTGCTTGACAATTCATGCCTGCAGCAGGGCCGCGCTGCGGATTTCAACGCCACCATCGACCTCGGTGACCTGGTGGAGATGACCGGGCACATGGGCTCGAGCAAACGGGGAACCAGGTCACTGATCGTGTCCAGCTGGCGGCTGATCGGAAAATGCCTGCGGCCCTTGCCGAACAAGTGGAAGGGGTTGACCGATCCCGAGGCCCGAGTGCGGACCCGCTATGTCGATCTGGCGGTCAACGCCGAATCCCGTGACCTGCTCACCGCACGCAGCACGGTACTGCGCTCGGTCCGGGAAACACTGTTCGCCAAGGGTTTCATCGAAGTCGAGACTCCTATCTTGCAGCAGGTGCACGGCGGAGCCGCCGCCAGACCATTCGTCACGCACATCAACAGCTATTCGATGGACCTGTTCCTGCGCATCGCGCCGGAGCTGTACCTCAAGCGGCTGTGCGTCGGCGGCGTGGAACGCGTATTCGAACTGGGCCGGGCCTTTCGGAACGAGGGCGTCGACTTCAGTCACAATCCTGAGTTCACTTTGCTCGAGGCCTATCAAGCACATGCCGACTACCTGGTGTGGCTGGACAGCTGTCGCGAGCTCATCCAAAACGCCGCCCAGGCCGCCAACGGCGCACCGATCGCGATGCGGCCCACCAGCGACGGCCTGCAGCCCGTCGACATCTCCGGAGTCTGGCCGGTCAAGACGGTGTACGACGCGGTTTCCGAAGCCCTCGGTGAGCACATTCACGTCGACACCAACTTGGCGACGCTGCGCAGGTTGTCCGACGCGGCCCACATCCCCTATCGGGCGCAGTGGGATGCCGGCGCCGTGGTCCTCGAGCTGTACGAGCACCTGGTGGAAAGCCGCACCGAGCGGCCGACGTTTTACATCGACTTCCCCACCTCGGTGTCGCCGCTGACACGGCCGCATCGCAGCAAGCTCGGAGTCGCCGAACGCTGGGACCTGGTGGCCTGGGGCATCGAGCTCGGTACCGCCTACAGCGAACTCACCGACCCGGTGGAACAACGACGTCGTCTGCACGAACAATCCCTGCTGGCGGCCGGTGGAGATCCCGAGGCGATGCAGCTCGATGAGGACTTTCTGCAGGCCTTGGAGTATGCGATGCCGCCCACCGGGGGCCTCGGCATGGGCGTCGACCGGGTGGTCATGCTGATCACCGGACGCAGTATTCGCGAGACACTCCCATTTCCATTGGCGAAGCCGCATTAA